In a single window of the Betaproteobacteria bacterium genome:
- a CDS encoding MBL fold metallo-hydrolase — MTQITEIASDVFRISTFMREADLQFNQFLVRDDEPLLFHTGMKGIFPVVRDAVARLLPPESVRWIGFSHFEADECGALAEWQALAPRATAVCSLVAKLVSVDDVVARRPAQALADGEQLRTGRRRFRFLQTPHVPHCWEASLLFEETEGTLFCSDLFHQSGDVEPSTSGDVVGRFQRTLFEYQKGPLANYLPYTRDTGPTLQRLAELKPRTIAAMHGSAYVGDGARAIMELAEVMEEMLG, encoded by the coding sequence ATGACCCAGATCACGGAAATCGCCAGCGATGTGTTCCGCATCTCCACGTTCATGCGCGAGGCGGACCTGCAGTTCAATCAGTTCCTCGTGCGCGACGACGAGCCGCTGCTGTTCCACACGGGCATGAAAGGGATATTTCCGGTCGTGCGCGACGCGGTGGCGCGCCTGCTTCCGCCCGAGAGCGTGCGCTGGATCGGCTTCAGCCATTTCGAGGCCGATGAATGCGGCGCGCTTGCGGAATGGCAGGCGCTGGCACCCCGGGCGACCGCCGTGTGCAGCCTGGTGGCGAAGCTCGTGAGCGTGGACGACGTGGTGGCGCGCCGCCCGGCGCAGGCGCTGGCAGACGGCGAACAGCTTCGCACCGGAAGACGTCGGTTTCGCTTTCTGCAGACGCCGCACGTGCCGCACTGCTGGGAGGCCAGTCTGCTGTTCGAGGAAACCGAGGGCACCCTGTTCTGTTCGGATCTCTTCCACCAGAGCGGCGATGTCGAGCCGAGCACCAGCGGCGATGTCGTCGGACGGTTCCAGCGCACGCTCTTCGAGTATCAGAAAGGACCTCTCGCGAACTATCTGCCGTACACGCGCGACACCGGGCCGACGCTGCAACGGCTGGCCGAGCTGAAGCCGCGCACGATCGCGGCGATGCACGGCTCGGCGTACGTCGGCGATGGCGCCCGCGCCATCATGGAGCTCGCGGAAGTCATGGAGGAGATGCTCGGGTAA
- a CDS encoding cysteine hydrolase produces the protein MTTALVLIDLQNDYFPGGAMELVGANAAVAQARLLLDAFRARSLPVFHVQHIAERPGATFFLPGTPGVDIHADVAPSAGEVIVTKHFPSSFRETALLEHLRAAGASKLVVAGMMTHMCVDTTVRAAADLGFDCSLAQDGCATRALEFEGRQVGAQEVQLAYLAALSGAFARTLPARSLAAEL, from the coding sequence ATGACCACCGCGCTCGTACTGATCGACTTGCAAAACGACTACTTTCCCGGCGGTGCGATGGAACTGGTCGGTGCGAACGCGGCGGTGGCGCAAGCGCGTCTGCTTCTCGACGCGTTTCGAGCGCGTTCCCTGCCGGTCTTTCACGTGCAGCACATTGCAGAACGACCGGGCGCCACGTTCTTCCTCCCGGGCACTCCAGGCGTCGACATTCACGCCGACGTCGCACCCTCGGCAGGCGAAGTCATCGTCACCAAGCACTTCCCCAGCAGTTTTCGCGAGACCGCGTTGCTCGAACACCTGCGTGCCGCTGGCGCCTCGAAACTCGTCGTCGCCGGCATGATGACCCACATGTGCGTGGACACCACCGTACGTGCAGCGGCAGACCTCGGTTTCGACTGCTCCCTGGCGCAGGACGGCTGCGCGACGAGAGCCCTGGAGTTCGAGGGTCGGCAGGTCGGGGCACAGGAAGTCCAGCTGGCGTACCTGGCTGCGCTGAGTGGTGCTTTCGCCAGGACCCTGCCCGCACGATCGCTCGCCGCAGAACTTTGA